One bacterium genomic window, GCGCCTCAAGGGCGCGACCTTCTGCCAGAAGGACGGCACCGCCTACCCGTTCAGCGTGGTGTGGGGCTACGCGAAGGCCGCGACGCGGCGCGGCGTGCGGATCTTCATCCGCACTCGCCTGCTCGAAGTGCGGCACGACGGCGGCCGCATCACCGGCGTGGTCACCGACCGCGGCGAGATCGCGACGCCGCTGCTGATCAACTGCGCCGGGCCGTGGTCGCGCTCGCTGGCGGCGATGGTCGGCGTGCAGCTGCCCAACCGCCAGGAACGCCACGAGATCATGGTCAGCGAATCGTGCAAGCCGTTCCTGGACCCGATGGTCATCTCCATCAGCGACGGCATCTACTTCAGCCAGAGCATGCGCGGGGAGATCGTCGGCGGCATCGGCGACCCGGACGAGCCGCACTGGGACCGCCCCGCCCAGTTCGACACGCGCAGCCAGCTGCGCTTCGCGGTGCGCTTCGCCCGCGCCCTGACCGCCTACTGGCCCCCGGCGCGCAAGCTGCGCCTGATGCGCCAGTGGGCCGGCATGTACGACGTGACCCCCGACCACCGCCCCATCCTGGGCGGCGTCCCCGGCCTCGAGGGCTACCAGATGGCCTGCGGCTACAGCGGCCACGGCTTCATGCTGGCCCCGATGGCCGCCTCCCGCCTGGCGAAGCAGATCACCGGCGGCGAACCCGACGCGATCATCGACTCGTTGTCGCTAGCGCGCTTCTCGCGGGGCGACATCGAGGCCGACGCGTTCGTGGTGGGCTGACCGGCCGCTTCCGCCGTCCGGAACATAACCTCTCAATATCGCTACAGTTGCGAAAGTGGATTAATTTAGTAATCTATTTGGGTCCGTATCGTTCACCCGCATCCGGAGGTGCAACCCATGCGCTGGATCAAGAATCCCGTCCTGCTCGCCGCCGCGACCGTCCTCCTGCTCGGTCTCGGAGCCGGCGCCGCCCGCGCCGATCTCGCTTTCTACACCACGGCCCTCACCGGCGCCTCGGAGGTCCCGTCCAACGCCAGCCCGGCGGTCGGGATCGCCACGCTCACGGTCGACACCGAGACCCTGGTCGGCACCTACGCGCTGCAGTTCAGCGGCCTGACGAGCGCGCAGACCGCCGTCCACTTCCACACCGCCGCGGTCGGCGTCAACG contains:
- a CDS encoding FAD-binding oxidoreductase — its product is MIPLPEGPVPATADAVIVGGGINGLAIAYELARRGMKRLVVLERDYLGSGSTGRCGGGIRQQWTTAENIRLAQESVAAYEHLAGELGLQTFFRQGGYLMVTEDESHLDSLRKAVALQNSCQVPSRFLEPRECLDIVPQLDISRLKGATFCQKDGTAYPFSVVWGYAKAATRRGVRIFIRTRLLEVRHDGGRITGVVTDRGEIATPLLINCAGPWSRSLAAMVGVQLPNRQERHEIMVSESCKPFLDPMVISISDGIYFSQSMRGEIVGGIGDPDEPHWDRPAQFDTRSQLRFAVRFARALTAYWPPARKLRLMRQWAGMYDVTPDHRPILGGVPGLEGYQMACGYSGHGFMLAPMAASRLAKQITGGEPDAIIDSLSLARFSRGDIEADAFVVG
- a CDS encoding CHRD domain-containing protein; its protein translation is MRWIKNPVLLAAATVLLLGLGAGAARADLAFYTTALTGASEVPSNASPAVGIATLTVDTETLVGTYALQFSGLTSAQTAVHFHTAAVGVNGPVAFGLPLGSPVAGTWNLTAPQYASLVAGSIYLNVHSTTFPGGEIRGQMTLDHVVADENMTLGDVKSLYK